One part of the Prochlorococcus marinus str. MIT 9313 genome encodes these proteins:
- the gatC gene encoding Asp-tRNA(Asn)/Glu-tRNA(Gln) amidotransferase subunit GatC — translation MSKITAKDVRKVAQLARLDLPDDQIATYTEQLERILAYVAQLEEIDTTNVKPTTRAVEVVNVTRTDEVSETPVREELLNLAPQREGDFFRVPKILAE, via the coding sequence ATGAGCAAGATCACCGCCAAAGACGTACGCAAAGTGGCCCAGCTAGCTCGCCTAGACCTGCCAGATGATCAAATCGCGACCTATACAGAGCAGCTAGAGAGAATCCTTGCTTACGTGGCCCAGCTTGAAGAAATTGATACCACGAACGTAAAACCCACCACGCGAGCAGTAGAAGTGGTGAATGTGACGCGTACTGACGAGGTCTCTGAGACACCAGTACGCGAAGAACTTCTAAATCTTGCCCCTCAACGGGAAGGCGACTTCTTCAGAGTGCCAAAAATTTTGGCCGAATAA
- the crtR gene encoding beta-carotene hydroxylase, producing the protein MTQVLSNPDPVEAEASSKSASQQLTVPKEYLDPPSPWNPTVGLFLGGYGLAALTIWQWCFGDWPLQVLVALAFFALHMEGTVIHDACHKAAHPNPWINQFMGHGSAILLGFSFPVFTRVHLQHHSHVNDPNNDPDHIVSTFGPLWLIAPRFFYHEYFFFQRRLWRRFELMQWGLERGLFVSIVIAGLHFDFMNFVYNCWFGPALMVGVTLGLFFDYLPHRPFTARDRWHNARVYPSRMMNWLIMGQNYHLVHHLWPSIPWFEYKPAYEATKPLLDARGSPQRLGFFESRSDGFNFLYDIVLGVRSHTTRRSKMRPLAKLIPSRRWRRRWIGLLHRTAVLPEPKKR; encoded by the coding sequence ATGACTCAGGTACTCTCCAACCCGGATCCTGTTGAGGCTGAAGCCAGCTCCAAGTCGGCCTCTCAACAGCTAACGGTGCCGAAGGAGTACCTTGATCCGCCTTCCCCTTGGAATCCCACGGTGGGATTGTTTTTGGGTGGTTATGGCTTGGCGGCTCTAACGATTTGGCAGTGGTGTTTTGGTGATTGGCCTTTGCAAGTTCTGGTGGCATTGGCGTTTTTCGCCTTGCATATGGAAGGCACTGTGATCCATGACGCTTGTCATAAGGCGGCTCATCCGAATCCTTGGATTAATCAGTTCATGGGTCATGGTTCAGCAATTTTGCTGGGCTTTAGTTTTCCTGTGTTCACAAGAGTGCACCTTCAGCATCACTCACATGTGAATGACCCCAACAATGATCCGGATCACATTGTCAGCACTTTTGGCCCGCTTTGGTTGATTGCGCCGCGGTTTTTCTATCATGAATATTTCTTCTTTCAACGACGCTTATGGCGTCGCTTTGAGCTGATGCAGTGGGGGCTTGAGCGCGGTTTGTTTGTTTCCATTGTGATCGCTGGTCTTCATTTTGACTTCATGAATTTTGTTTATAATTGTTGGTTTGGCCCTGCCTTAATGGTTGGGGTCACCCTGGGCCTTTTCTTTGACTATTTACCCCATCGTCCCTTTACTGCAAGAGACCGTTGGCATAACGCCAGAGTGTATCCAAGCAGGATGATGAATTGGTTAATTATGGGTCAGAATTATCATCTTGTTCATCATTTATGGCCTTCTATTCCCTGGTTTGAGTATAAGCCGGCCTACGAAGCAACAAAACCTCTATTGGATGCCAGGGGATCACCTCAGCGACTCGGATTTTTTGAAAGCAGATCCGATGGATTTAATTTTCTCTATGACATTGTTTTGGGTGTCCGTAGCCATACAACACGTCGTAGCAAGATGCGTCCACTAGCCAAATTGATTCCCAGCCGCCGCTGGCGGCGACGTTGGATTGGTTTGTTGCATCGCACTGCTGTCTTGCCAGAACCCAAGAAACGTTGA
- a CDS encoding creatininase family protein: MSSTLPSAVSSVNAIRLALRSWPEVDDYLNHCKGVILPLGSTEQHGPTGAIGTDALTAEALALEVGRRTGVLVTPTQAFGMAEHHLGFAGTMSLKPATLLALIHDLVISLANHGFERIFVINGHGGNVATTKAAFAQAYSSAISNDLPVASKLRCKLANWFMAGSVFHAARELYGDQEGQHATPSEIALTLHIEPSLLSKQRPLPEPAPAGPIHGPEDFRRRHPDGRMGSNPYLAKPEHGASLLETAATALSEDLTSFLTAA; encoded by the coding sequence ATGTCCTCCACCCTGCCCAGCGCCGTCAGCAGCGTCAACGCCATTCGCCTAGCCCTGCGTAGCTGGCCAGAAGTGGACGACTATCTGAACCATTGCAAAGGCGTGATCCTGCCACTTGGCTCCACCGAACAACATGGACCCACTGGCGCAATTGGCACCGATGCACTCACCGCTGAAGCATTAGCTCTTGAAGTCGGCCGTCGCACAGGGGTGCTTGTCACACCGACCCAAGCCTTCGGGATGGCTGAACACCATCTTGGTTTCGCCGGAACGATGAGCTTAAAACCCGCCACTTTGCTCGCATTGATCCACGATCTCGTGATATCCCTTGCCAACCATGGCTTCGAGCGGATCTTTGTGATCAACGGGCATGGCGGCAATGTCGCCACCACTAAAGCCGCCTTTGCCCAGGCCTACAGCAGCGCCATCAGCAACGACCTGCCCGTAGCATCCAAACTGAGATGCAAACTGGCCAACTGGTTTATGGCGGGCTCTGTCTTTCACGCAGCCAGAGAGTTATATGGCGACCAAGAAGGCCAGCACGCCACTCCCAGCGAAATTGCTCTCACCTTGCACATAGAACCCAGTCTGCTAAGCAAACAGCGGCCTCTACCGGAGCCAGCCCCTGCAGGACCGATCCACGGCCCGGAGGATTTCCGCCGACGGCATCCGGATGGCCGCATGGGCTCAAACCCCTATCTCGCTAAGCCAGAGCATGGTGCCTCATTACTAGAGACAGCGGCTACCGCGTTGAGCGAAGATCTAACAAGCTTCCTTACCGCAGCATGA